The Eriocheir sinensis breed Jianghai 21 unplaced genomic scaffold, ASM2467909v1 Scaffold70, whole genome shotgun sequence nucleotide sequence CTTTAGAGTAACACTGGTGCACACTAACGTAGATCAGAATGAATGTATTAAAGTGATTGTTTGCCTCGATATATCTCAGCCACCCCTGCTGTCATCTTGTTCTGCTTTTTGCTGATTACTCTTATCAGACATATGGAGTCCAAGGTGCCACTTTAGCATCCCTTTATAAGCCCGCCACTCTCACCATCCAAGCCCACTGATGGACTCACCAACACCCACTATTTTTGAGGCACCTCGTCTAATGGTGAGATATCTTTCGCTTCTCATGAGTTACTGGCATGTATGTTACCTGACCCAAATCCTTTCTATGCTCTCCTTATGTTTATACCTTTACCTCTGCAATACAATACTGAAATAGTTTTCTTAAGTGAGTTTCTCAACTCCTCAGTTTTCTACTAATTTAAATTTTGAATTGTTGTGTTGATTAACATTTTCTTTGTATGTATTCTGCAGTGAAATAAAAGAGGTTGACTGATCTAAAAATAAAATTTAAACACTTTTAAGTATGAGGCGCCTTTACACTGTTCATCTGCTTTATTATGCATGACTGTATAATGTTTTATTATCAAGCGAATCCCCTTCAACTGCATTTTTTTCTGGAATACGCTATGAAATCTCGGTAAATCGACTAAATTTttcccgatatatatatatatatatatatatatatatatatatatatatatatatatatatatatatatatatatatatatatatatatatatatatatatatatatttatatatatatatatatatatatatatatatatatatatatatatatatatatatatatatatatatatatatatatatatatatatatatattattttattttattttttattttttttacaacaaaggaggcagctcaagggcacacaaaaaagaaagcaataataaaaaaagcccgctactcgctgctcctaaaaaagaaacaaaagaggtggccgaaagcaagatcaaatacgggaggagagatgacctgataccctcctcttgaaagagttcaagtcgtaggcaggaggaaatacagatgaagggagattgttccagagtttaccagcgtgagggatgaaagagtgaagatgctggttaactcttgcataaggggtttggacagtatagggatgagcatgagtagaaagtcgagtgcagcggggccgcgggagggggggaggcatgcagttagcaagttcagaagagcagtcagcgtggaaatagcgatagaagatagaaagagaggcaacatcgctgcggaatttgagaggtagaagactatcagtatgaggaggagagatgatgagacgaagagccttagcctccactctgtccagaagagctgtgtgagtggagcccccccacacatgagattcatactccatacgagggcggacaaggcccctgtatatggacagcaactgtgcagggagaagaactggcggagacggtacagaacgcccagcctcgaggaagctgatttagtaagagatgagatatgaagtttccagttgagattttgagttaaggatagaccgaggatgtttagtgttgaggaaggtgatagctgggtgttgtcaaagaacaggggatagttgtttggaggattgtgtcgagtggataggtggagaaactgtgtttttgaggcattgaaggacaccaggttcttcttgccccaatcggaaataatagtaaggtctgaggctaagcgttctgcagcctccagccttgagtcgttaagttcctgtagggtgggtcttctattaaaagaagttgagtaatgcagagtggaatcatcggcgtaggaatggataggacagttcgttttggaaagaagatcatcaatgaacaacagaaaaagagtgggagataggacagaaccctgtgggacaccactgttaatagatttaggggaagaacagtgaccgtctaccacggcagaaatagaacggtcagaaagggaactggagataaaggtacagagagaaggatagaaaccgtaggagggtagtttggaaagcaaagatttgtgccagaccctatcaaaagcttttgatatgtccagcgcaatagcaaaagttgcaccgaaacggctaagagaggatgaccaagagtcagttaagaaggctaggagatcaccagtagaacgccccttgcggaacccatactggcgatcagatagaaggtcaaaagtggaaaggtgcttttgaatcttccggttaaggattgattcaaaagctttagatagacaagaaagtaaagctataggacagtagtttgagggattggaacggtcacccttcttaggcacaggctgtatgaaggcatacttccagcaagaaggaaaggtagatgttgacagacagaggcgaaagagtttgaccaggcagggtgacagcacggaggcacagtttttaaggacaataggaggcactccatcaggtccataagccttctgaggattgaggccagagagggcatagaaaacatcattttgaagaatctttataacaggcataaaggagtcagaggggggatgagtaggaggaatatgcccagaatcgtccagagtggaatttttagaaaaagtttgagagaagagttcagccttagagatagatgagacggcagtgttgccgtcaggactgaggagtggagggaaagatgaagaagtgaagttggaggagatgtttttggctagatcccagaagtcacgggaagagttagagaaagcaaggttttggcattttctattaatgaaagaatttttggttagtcggagaatagatttggcacgatttcgggcagaaatgtaaagttcataattagcattaatttgaaggctctggtaccttttgtgagctacctctctatcattgacagcacgagaacaagcgtgatcaaaccaaggctttttagcgtgaggagtagagaaagaacgaagaatgtattcctccattccagagacaatcacctctgtgatgcgctgagcacacacagaggggtctctatcctggaagcaataatcattccacgggaaatcggaaaagtacatcctcaggtcgtcccaccgagctgaagcaaaatgccagaagcgtcgcctcttcggtgggtccagagggtgtacaggagcgataggacaggatgcagaaataagattgtgatcggaggagcccaacggagagaacagtttgacagaataagcagaagggtttgaggtaaggaagaggtctagaatgttgggccggtctccaagacggtcgggaatacgtgtagggtgctggaccaactgctctaggtcgttgaggatagcaaagttgtaggcttgttcaccaggatggtcagtgaaagaggatgaaagccaaagctggtggtgaacattgaaatctcctaggatggagatttcagcgaagggagagtgggtcaagatgtgctccactatagaattcaaatagtcaaagaattttacatagttggtagagttaggtgagagataaacagcacagatgtatttagtaatagaatgacaatgaagtcttagccagatgttggaaaattcagaagtgtcaaggtcatgggcacgagagcaagtgatgtcgttgcgcacgtaggcgcaacatccagctttggattgaaatttaggatagagatagtaggagggagcagagtagagattgctgtcagtagcctcagaaacctgtgtttcggtaaggaagagaaggtgaggtttagaggaggagatatgatgttccacagaatgaaaattagagcgaggaccgcgaatgttgcagaaattgagaagaaagaggttcgaggagttatcaagacacctctcgggtcggcagccagaaggggagtcctccctgggggaattatatatatatatatatatatatatatatatatatatatatatatatatatatatatatatatatatatatatatatatatatatagcgccggtaggcatcttcccggtggggcctgatggtcggcccaaggcttctttcaggtggggcctgatggtcggcccaaggcttctttcaggtggggcctgatggtcggcccagcctgttctggcgcaggcgagtgtttatagtggcgccatcttgcattggcttatgctgcccccggaactcgttctgatTCGCTTGgatggcttcctctagagtccgggttgatgggtggtcttcaggacagcatgtgggtagtttaagccactcgggtgactgaaaaatccgagtggtagcgtggggattcgaaccacgtcgtccatcacggtgaatgtgggcctatatatatatatatatatatatatatatatatatatatatatatatatatatatatatatatatatatatatatatatatatatatatatatatatatatatatatatatatatatatatatatatatatatatatatatatatatatatatatatatatatatatatatatatatatatatatatatatatatatatatatatatatatatatatatatatatatatatatatatatatatatatatatatatatatatatatatatatatatatatatatatatatatatatatatatatatatatatatatatatatatatatatatatatatttattttaacattaAATTGAAGAGGCAGAATAATTCTACCACTACCATTGTCCAAAGTTGTGATTCTGTGTTCTTTCACCCTTAATTTCAGTAAATGGAATAATAAGACCTTGCTACTGAACTAATACCTCGCTAATTTACTTTTATtcattaaggaaaagaaaaaaaatgatttggCTGATAGTTATAGAGTTGGAGGCATATGCTCCAGACGGAAAGGGGGATATTCGCTTCGGTCTTGAGAGAAATGCCAACAATGGAATGCTTGACTAAAGGCTTATATTAATTATTGCTAAAGGAAATAACTTGCTGATCTaaaaacaagaacacacacacacacacacacacacacacacacacacacacacacacacacacacacacacacacacatttaacaataATATgcattagataaaaaaaaattaaattttataATGTAATTGATATAGTTCTGCTAATTATCTCTAAAGACTGAAGTTAAACCACCAAAGTCATTGAAAAAACATTTAGTAAGATCAAGGCATGCAAGCACACATAAACAGGCTTCATGATGCGTGGCATATGTAAATCATGCGAGGACAAAAAAATCGTTTCCGATGGTGAGCCCAAGGCAGCGATGGAGGCCCCGTATGGTCGCCCTCAGCACTGCCGCCTCGGGCCAGCACAGGACACCACGACGGCGTGTGGTGTAAACAATCACACAGTTAGTCTGTCTCGTACATAAAGCAGTAAAAAAATATGCATAATTTCTCATTATCCATTGATGTGTTATCTGCACAATACAGGAACCAAAGCATTCAGTGTCTCGGACTTTCTTATGTAAAATGACATGGCACTATTATAAGAAGTGTCACAAACACTAGTTTAAAACTATTTAACCAAAATATTTTTACAGGTCGATGAAGCTCCTTTTTTGAAATGAAAATGCACATTGTAATATCACTAGCATTATatcaatgtatgtatatatatatatatatatatatatatatatatatatatatatatatatatatatatatatatatatatatatatatatatatatatatatgtgtggctgaatcgacagagtaacagcaccgcgttcgggaggacgcgagttcaatctcgaccggtgccaccaagctgggattttcagccgccgccgagtggcttaaaactacccacatgctgtccagaagaccacctatcaacccggactctagattcgaggattaaagatgagctccgggagggcagcatgagccaatgcaagatggcgccactataaacactgcctgcgccagaacggctgggccgaccatcaggacccacgggaagaagccttgggccgaccatcaggccccaccagaagaagcctaccggcgctatatatatatatatatatatatatctatatatatatatatatatatatatatatatatatatatatatatatatatatatatatatatatatatatatatatatatatatatatatatatatatatatatatatatatatatatatatatatatatatatatatatatatatatatatatatatatatatatatatatatatatatatatatatatatatatatatatatatatatatatatatatatatatatatatatatatatatatatatatatatatatatatatatatatatatatatatatatacacacacacacacacacatacatgcatacatatattgcacaaacacacacaaacgtgtgtgtgtgtgtgtgtgtgtgtgtgtgtgtgtgtgtgtgtgtaattcaccacggcctgatcacgagttagactcgctttcgccagcaggtaccctcacgacgtgagcaagtgctcattattgtcgatctctgggtactgccaggacctcacacaccacacaccccatcccccttgctcatggggggacagtaaccactcttagtcaacggtaagaatccggcctgagcggggctcgagccgccgcctgtttggccgtgaagccgtgtgtgtgtgtgtgtgtgtgtgtgtgtgtgtgtgaaagaaaaccTTTATTATAGGTGTTCGAAACACTGCTCGTCTTCCTGACACACAACAACAACGGGACAGGACGAGGACGAGCTTTGCCAACTCTTTGGATAACTCTTCTGGACAGGCTGCAGGCTCCTCCTTGAGCGTCCCTAGCCATGGTAGCCGCCGTAGCCACCAATGTTGTGTTGTGTATTACgattattattaatgttttattactattattattattattattattattattattattattattattattattatagtagtagaaatagtagtagtagtagtagtagtagtagtagtagtagtatcattattaatataataatattattatcaaCTCACTGTGATGATAAACACTCGTCACATTTGAACTTTTCACTATGATGTGGTGCAGCctttttgttactgttgttattttaGTTTTTATTGTGAAAAAGCTACCAATAAAAATAATGGCACTGAATAGTcaatgataataattaataatgatgataatggtcatgacaataatgataatgataataataataataataataataataataataataataataataataataataataataataataataataatgttgttgttgttgttgttgttgttattaataataataataagtattattaataatataataataataataaaaatactactactactactgctagtaataataataataataataataataataataataataataataataataataataatcataataataataataataataataataatcataatcataataataataatcataatcataataataataataataataataatcataatcataatcataatcataataatcataatcataataataataataataataataataataataatcatagtaataataatcataatcattcttgatttcccttggacagttcctctagagtctgggttgatgggtggtcttcaggacagcgtgtgggtagtcttaggccactcggcggtgactgaaaactccTAGGTGATGGCAGTGGACTCGAACCCGCATAATCCATGACGCGTTGAACGCAGGaccggcacactaaccactcagccaccgcctttccaatcataatgataataataataataataataataataataataataataataataataataataataataataataattaagatattaataaaaaatagtaatagtactactgctactactactactactactactactaataataataataataataataataataataataataataataataataataataataataataataataataataataataataataataataataataataataataataataataataattaagatattaataaaaaattgtaatagtactactactactactaataataatgataataataataataataataataataataataataataataataataataacaataataacaacaacaataaaaaaaataatgataaaagtaataataataataaaagtaatagtaataataatagtaataatgataataataataataataataataataataataataataataataataataataataataataataataataataataataataataataataataataataataataataataataataataataataataataataataataataataataataataattagaagaagaagaagaagaagaagaagaaaggacgaagaaccagaagaaaaagaaacatcatATTAATATTCTTCTACTACCTCCGGTTAATCATGAATATTTATCTCCTTCATTGCTCCATTTACATATATCTTTCTTTACAATGTTTTGTTTACAGCTCTTGCTCCTTTGGCACTTCAACTGCGATCTGCTGTACCTGTCGACTTTTCAGCAGATGGCATGTCACTTACGCGTGGATCAATGACATACACCCTAATTATATTTTTCTGAATTAAGCTTTCTAGACTCATTTGCATTGAATTACAGATTACCACTTCACTCGCTGAGATATTTACTAAAGCACCACTTGAGGGGAGCGTGTATACGAGAACGTTGCATAACATACCTATGCTATTGACATTACCAACGCTTCTGTTAATTATTTCAAGAAAACTTACAGAAAACTTGTCTTATAATAAAATGCACTCATGACTACATACGATTCCGTTGGGCTTGGTTCAGTATGCAAGCAGGAAGCGTTATTACAAAACTCTCAGCTGTTAGCTTTCATTGCGAAAAACTTAAAGAAACAGGTATATATGAAAGAAATGTTACAGCAGTGGTCGTCACTTTTACCCCTTTGATTCTATAAATACAGAAAACCTATCCAGACAAAATTAAATATTAAAGGACCATTTGTAATTAAACACATAGATAACTCGTCTCAGCATTCCCCTATAGCGTCACCTTATCACGTTCCAAGACCCTTGATTACAAGTCTTGCAGTCTCGAATTGTCACTTACAAAACTTAGGCACATGTCTGTGTGCTGCTGTGACGCGAGCTTCTGTGCGAAGGTATTTGAAGTAGTGAACTAGGTTGGGGGATTAATGTAGAAAGAAATTAAACTAAATCTCGAAAAATTATATGATAAAGTGAAAATACATTAATAATTCTGTTTAGTTTTCATTTAGTGGGAAGAGTAAACTGGACGCGTGATTAATATTGCAGTGAATAAAACTAAATATAATAAGTTAGAATGAACACACCTAACTGTAATAATGTTCCGGTTGTATCCAGATGGAAGCGTGAATAGGCATGGGAGTTGATTTAGACAGGAATAAGACAACATATCCGAAAGAAAGACAGGTTAGAACAAATTCACATGATTGATAACAAATATCACGTATCTTATCAGTGACACCTACAGTCCCGCAAAACATGAAGGTGGAAGAGAATATCAGTCAAGTTATTTTTTTCACAAAAGGTGCCTCAGACGCACACTCACAATGCTGGAAAGCGATGTCTACGTATGAGTTTGATCTTTGTCTTTAAGCCTATTGCCAGAATGCATTAACACCCAAATACCTAAAGAACCAACCCTATAAGACGTTTGGTAACGTTATGTCATGTCTTTCACCTCAGCCGACCTCCCAAGCATTTCGACATACGTGGCTGTCGAAGCCATATCGGGAAAAATCAAGGCAGCAGCGAGTTTGCCAGATGTGCAGCCAACGCCGCTCCCGTCGGGAACATTGCATCCTAATCAGTGTGAACGACCTCACTGTAAAAAAAGTCCAGCAATTTAAAGCCATTTTGCTTTCCGTCCACACAGCCGATAGTATCGTATCCCGTGTAGAACGATGTCCAGACGCACGTTTGCCTACGATGCCACATTTTACTGCACCCTCGCCCATTCGCCCTTTACCCGCCGTCATTAATATTCGTTTTTTGCAGAAAAGCTTTAGTTATTCATATGCTAATGCACAGAGAACCGAAACTGGTAGAGGAGAAAAGATATTTTATTTAGTTTCGTTATCTTTTGTTCATGCTTATGTCCGAGTCCCGGTTTCTTAGTGCATTTTACACACCCAAACTTTGTATTTTTCCCCCAGAAGCCCCATCGCCTCCTGCCTACAAATCTCTACGTTGTTCTCTACAATTTCACCTCGAGACATCCCGATGAGCTTGACCTTAGGTAAGAAACGTAccgggaagtttttttttttttttttaatattgtgtgTAATTAATTGTCTCTCAAGAAATAAATACTCTTCAAATATCAGTAAGCATTATGAATTATATGATATAACGTATCGGTTTCATTTTGATCTATTTATGAAGGGTGAATATTTTTGCTAAGCTTTCATCACTAAGATTAGACCGTTACGACTGaattacaactctctctctctctctctctctctctctctctctctctctctctctctctctctctctctctctctctgtctctctctctctttctctcacacacacacacacacacacatacatcataccGTAGAGCTGGATACAAAGTGACGGTGACAGACACTTCCGACCCTGACTGGTGGCAAGGCAAGTGTTTGGGCCGGACCGGCTACTTCCCCTCCAAGTATGTCACACGTCTAAACGGCGGAGAAAAGCCCCTTCAGGTCACCCACAACCTCCAGGTTAATGACGGAGAAAACGGAATAAAGCTCCTTCGAGACCAGGTGAGATATCCATTATCATTAGTCAAATTGTTACCTAACCAACCAAtcatcattttttcattatttttttgttgcagATTTTGTGAAATATGTTCAGAACTTGGAGTctcatatacagtaaaccctcgatataacggacccgcttataacggatttcggatataacggacaaggtcagacggTCAGAAATCCTCGGGGACCgaccgagaatagtttttgaaccacccGCTTTTGGTAACTACAATAGCGTCTgctagccacctcgccctcctccctttagcTGCTGGCCCATCATTCGGTTACCGTAGTCTTATTCAggccacctgatgaaatattttccttcttgtggtttccattcaaatgaagaatgtatttaTACCACAAGCTAGTCGTATGCATCAATCCAGGTGGTAAATGTATATCGAAATTAGCCGAAAATAGCCAAATGTTTGTGAATGTCGGCACTGATAAAGCTTTAGGGGGTACGGGGGCTAAGCCCCCAGTTAGGTAGGTTACGGTAAGTTATGTTTGGTTAGTAAAGTTATTCGGAACTCGGTGTGGGGCGAGGAAATACACAGTGCGGGACGGGACATTTGCGGCGGCTGGCCGGTGTCGCGAGAAATagctccttgcagaaataagtcgctctgctgtccaccacgcatgcgcactcGGGAAATACACGGCAGGGAAAACATaaatttgtcttgttttgttctagtttgtccacttgtggtctttgtgaACGGTGAGTGAAACAAAGgatcagtaagcaagttgaacatctttctctgcgagttattttgcggctgcagctgCGGGCTGCGGCAGGcttacaacaggcattgaaaagtcaataatctaatgatttgtgacagaaacagttatcggattatttcataacacaccgaaaactacaaaaaaataaaattcgtctaCCAGTATGAGATTGGCGCACTAGTAAAGTTTTGCCCATTCCCGTAACAATATGGCCCCCTCGCAGGGCCTCACTGCCAACCTGacagcctcagtgcctcgcagtccaTCGCCAAGGGTGCTATGCGGCTATACAAACAAtgtgcacacaacatacacaataaaaatatatatacctatgtTTTTTTGGTTCGTTGGCATTATTTTACGTGTTTGTTTTTTCGccgcttataacggactttcggcattaacggactacgttcccccaattagtccgttatatcaaGGGTTTACTGTGTTAGGTTTTAAAGAATGATGCTGCGTATAACTTGGTAGGGGCAGGCTTATCAGGAGAGTAACGCAGCGCATTCAACCACACCGAGCggtatccttctttccctctttcttttttactccttctCTCCATTGGACGGGCCAAATCCTGAGAACCCAGCTCTCCCACATCTTTGCCGTGTGTGGCGTCCCTCTAAGGCTGGGAGACGGGACTCCTGAAGGTTGAGCGATGCCGTAGCCAATAGCGGATCCATGGGGGGGGCACCTGGTCACGTGCCCCCCTAAAAAAATATTATGATTTTTGTTaacggaaataataataataataataataataataataataataataataattattattattattattattattattattattattattattattattattattattattattaccattattattaaaatGCATAAATGAATGTTTATCTACTACTTCGCGTTAACATATGTTATAaagctgaaaagaaaaaaaaaacatgaaatactcCCACAGAACAAGTATGTACACTAC carries:
- the LOC126993975 gene encoding SH3 and cysteine-rich domain-containing protein 3-like; translated protein: MSVCCCDASFCAKKPHRLLPTNLYVVLYNFTSRHPDELDLRAGYKVTVTDTSDPDWWQGKCLGRTGYFPSKYVTRLNGGEKPLQVTHNLQVNDGENGIKLLRDQIVIQIGEEVDGMVMIRNGDNQQGVCPLKYLQEA